From Methylococcus capsulatus:
CGTCGAGCCCGGTTTCAGTTGGAGCACTTTTCTGGAAGCCAGCGATTCCGTTCCGCTGTTCGGCGATCTGCGCATCCTGGACCTACGCCTCAATGCCAAGCCCGACAAGGAAGGCACAGCAGCGCTGCTGCGCTATCTCGACCAGCCGCCGTCAGACGCGATCCTCATTCTCACCTTGCCGCGCTTGACCCGGGAGGATCTGAATGCGGCCTGGGCACGGGTCGCCGACACGGCCGGAGTGATCGTGCAGGTCTGGCCACTGCAAGGACGCGAACTGGTCGCCTGGCTGGACCGGCGCATGAACCGCTTGGGTCTGCTGGCAGACCAGTCCGGTTTGCGGCTTCTGGCGGCCCGGGTGGAAGGCAATCTGCTAGCCGCTGCCCAGGAAATCGAAAAGCTGCACATCTTGTACGGCACCGGTCGCATCGAGGACGAGCAGATCGTATCGGCGGTCTGCGACTGCGCGCGCTATGACGTGTTCGACGTCGCGGCGGCCATGCTCGAAGGCCACACCAGCCGGACCTTGCGGATCCTTCGTGGCCTGGAAGGTGAAGGTGTGGCCCCCTTGGTGGTGTTGTGGGCCATCAGCCGCGAACTGCGCTCCCTGGCTGCGGTCCAGCGGGAGATCGCACAGGGGCAGTCGATGGACGGCGCGCTGGCCCGCCTGCGGATATTCGACAAGCGCAAGGAGGCGTTCGCCAGAGCCGCCAAACGGCTCGGCCGAGACGGCGTGCTGGAGGCCATCCGGTTATGTACTCGGGTAGACCGGATAGCGAAAGGGCTGGAGCCGGGCGATCCCTGGCTAGGTCTCTCCGACGTATGTCTCCGCGTAGCCGCTTCCAGTTGATTTCGGAAATTCCAAGGTAAAAAAATGAGAATTGACAAACATGGCAATATGGAACTGACCGAAGAGGAAGACGCGGACCTGCTCGAACGGCTCGAGATTCCAGAGAGCGAGCACGACGATCCCCCGGTGGAAATCGAGTGCGTCGGTATGGAGAACGACGTCGCGACATTCAAGGCTACCAACACCAAAACCGGCAAGCACGTCCTGATGGTGTTCGATCTGATGAGCCCGGAGGACTGAGCAGACCGCGGTTCAGCCACTCAAAGCCTTGGAGTTCCTGGAGTTACGGAATACAAGCGGCTTCTCCCCCCCCGCTTCTTGGGCCGAGGCGATGGCTTCCGCCACACGATGGTGGTGCGGGGATTTGCTGCAAACGGGGTCGGCGGCGGTCATGTCGCCGGTCATAAGATAGGCCTGGCAGCGGCAGCCGCCGAAGTCTTTTTCCTTTTCCGGACAGGAGCGGCAGGGTTCCTTCATCCAACCGTCGCCGCGGAAGCGGTTGAAGGCTTCCGAGTCGTACCAGATATCGCGCAGGCTGAAGTCGCGCACGTTGGGGCAGTCGAGACCAGGCAGTTCGCGGGCGGCGTGGCAGGGTAAGGCCAGGCCGTCCGGTGCGATGGTGAGGAAGGTCGTACCCCAGCCGTTCATGCAGGCCTTGGGCCGGTCTTCGTAATAGTCCGGAACGACGTAGTAAATCTTCATCCGACCCTTTACTTTCTCTTTATAGCTTTGGGCGATTGCCTCGGCTTCGGCGAACTGTTCGCGGGTCGGCAGCAAATGATCCCGATTGAGCAGCGCCCATCCGTAATATTGGGTGTTGGCCAGTTCCAGATAATCCGCTCCGAGTTCCTCGGCCATCTCCAGAATCTGCCGCATCTGGTGAATGTTATGGCGATGGATCACCACGCACAGCACCATCGGATAGCCATGCTTCTTGACCCAGCGGGCGACCTTGAGCTTGCGCTCGAAGGACTCGGTGCCGGCGAGCTGATCGTTCAGCAGCTTTTCCGGCGACTGGATGCTGACCTGGATGTGGTCGAGGCCGGCCGCTTTCAGCTCGGCGATACGGGCTTCGTCCAGGCCGTAGCCGGAAGTGATGAGGTTGGTGTAATAGCCGAGCTGGCGGGCGTGGGTGACGATCTCGGCCAAGTCGCGGCGGGTCAGCGGCTCTCCGCCGGAAAGCCCGAGCTGGACAGCACCGAGCGTGCGGGCCTCGCTCAGCACCCGCTTCCATTCCGCGGTGCTCAGCTCGTCGCCCAGACGGGCGTAATCCAGCGGGTTGGAGCAGTAGGGACATTGCAGCGGACAGGCGTAGGTCAGTTCCGCCAGCAGCCAGCGCGGTTTAGTGAGCGATGATTTCTCTGATCCAGCCATTGTTCAAGGCGCTTTCGAGCATTTCGCGCACATCGGGTTCGATTCCGCAAGCTTCGTATCTACGTTCCAGCTTTTCCACGATGCTGTTGAGATTGTGCTGTCCGTCGCAAAGTTCCAGGATCGCCGCAGCGGTCTCATTCAGTTCGATCATGCCTTCGGGATAGAGTATGACGTGGCACTGTTGCGCTTCTTCCCATTGCAGGCGCAGCAGAGGCGAAAGTTCCAGCAGAGTATCGGGTTGCAGGCTCATGCAAATCAGGTGATGTTGAAATAGGGCGGCTTTTTGTCGACGTAGGCCAGATACATGGCGTCAAGCATCGACCACAGGACGTCGAGCTTGAACTGGAGTATTTCCAGGGCCCGTTCCTGCTGTTCGCGGGTCTTGAAATGATCCAGCGTGATTTCGATGCCGTGCTCGACGTCGCGGCTGGCCTGGGTCACCCGCTTGCGGAAATAGGCCAGGCCATCGGCCGCGATCCAGGGATACAGATCGGGCCAGCCGGCCAGCCTTTGCTTGTGGATGGTCGGCGCGAACAGCTCGGTGAGCGAAGAACAGGCGGCTTCCTGCCAGCTTGCGGTGCGGGCGAAGTTGACGTAGGCATCGACGGCGAAACGCACGCCGGGCAGCACGCGTTTGAGCGAGGTCAGTTCCTCCCGACTCAGGCCGCAGGCGATGCCGAGCTGGATCCAGGCTTCGATCCCGCCGGGATCTTCGCCAAAGCCGTCGTGATCCATCACCCGCTGCATCCATTTGCGGCGGGTGTCGCGGTCCGGACAGTTGGCCATGATGGCCGAATCCTTGCGTGGAATGGCGATCTGGTAATAGAAGCGGTTCGCCACCCAGCCCTGGATCTGCTCGCGGTTCAGTTCGCCATTCGCCATCATCACGTGGTAAGGGTGATGAATGTGGTAGTACTTTTCCTTCGCCCGCAGCCGGGCTTCGAATTCTTCGCGGCTCCAGGGGGTCGTGTCTTGGCTCATGGGATTCCTCACAAAACGATTTCCAAACCATCGTAGGCGACTTCGACCCCGGCTTCGGTCAGGGTCTGACGCTGCGGCGAATCTTCGTCCAGAATCGGATTGGTGTTGTTGATGTGGATCAACACCTTGCGCGCAGCAGGCAAGCCGTTCAAGACTTCCAGCATGCCCCCCGGACCGGACTGCGGGAGGTGGCCCATCGCACGCGCCTGTTTGTCGCAGATGCCGGCATGGCACATCTCGTCTTCGCGCCAGAAGGTTCCATCGACCAGCATGCAGTCGGCGCCTTCCATGGCGGCGCGAACGTGGGGTTCGATCTCGCCCAAGCCCGGCGCGTAGTAGAGCTTGCGGCCATTTTCCAGGTTTTCGACGATCACGCCGATGTTGTCGCCCTCGTGTGGATCGTGGCGATGGGGCGAATAGGGAGGGGCCTTGCTTTTCAACGAGTGAGTCGAGAACTTCAGGCCTTCGATGCCGGGGATCATGAAGCCGCTCCCATCCAACGGTACGGCATGGTGCTCCACCCCGCAATAATGTTCCAGCATACGAAAGATCGGGAAGCCGGTGGACAGATCCTGCTTCACCATCTCGCTGCAGTATACTTGCAAGGGGCGGGGGGATTCACGCAGCATCAAAAGGCCAGTGGTATGGTCGATCTGGCTGTCGATCAGCACGATGGCGTGGATGCCGGTGTCACGGACACCTTCACGCGGATGGCTGGCTGGAAAGGCCTCGAGCTGGCTGCGGATATCCGGTGAGGCATTGAACAGCACCCAGCGCCGGCCATCGGCGCTGACTGCGATCGAGGACTGGGTGCGGCCTCGGGCGTTGATATTGTTTTCCCGGAAGCGCCGACAATTGTCGCATCGGCAGTTCCACTGCGGGAATCCGCCGCCGGCGCCGGCGCCGAGCACACGAATGATCATAAGGATACTTTGAAAGGTTTATGCCGCCGCGCAAACGAAAACGGGGCTCGAATGATCGAACCCCGTTTGCGCACAACCGTTTGGGATTAGCGGTTGTAGATATACATGGTGACTTCGAAGCCGAAGCGCATGTCGTTGTAGCTCGGTTTTTCCCAACGCATCTTATATGTCCTCCAGATAATGTTGTACGTCTGGTCTTCGAGAGAAAGAGCAGGTTACAGCTCGGCAGCCAGTATACGTACCGCCCAGCTCCTGTGCAACAGAGTTTTTCCCGAAATGGCCGTCCGCCGGCTGCAACCCACACGCCATGAACGTCAGGACGGTTCCTCAGCCCTGGCCAGGGATCAGGCCGACAGAGCCGGGTTTGATCCGCTTGCATTGTACGACGAGGTCTTCCATATGGCAGTGGAAGCGGCCATTGTCGCCGCCTTCGCTGCATTCCTCGCAGACCAGCTTGCCCGCACTTTTGCGTTGTTCGACGTGCCAGCCATAGCCCTGGGATTCGCAGAATATCCGGGCATGCTTTTTGAGATTATATTCATCGGTTGCAGCGCGCTCGGCTTCCGTTCTCGCTGAGCACTTCTGCGGCGGGAGTGTATTGCCGATCAGGTCGCGATAGATGTATTCCGTGGCGAAGACGCTTCCCGGCAGTACCGCGACCAGGGCCAGGAGAAGAAGGGAATAGAGTTTCAAGCTTGTGTCGATCATGGGGATGTCCTTCTGGCAGGGCCGGTGATGCAGTTCCGGATTCAGTTGAGAACGCGTATGTTCATGCGCGCGACTTCTTCGTTCTGCTGCGCCCGAATGGGATCGTACTTTTCGTTCTCACTCAGCTTCGCCATGACGACCACGCCCACCAGAGCGGCCGTTGCCAGCGCGACGTAAATCCAGAAGTAATCTTTGCCCGTCTGGGTTTCTTCGTTCATCTCGTTGTTCTCCTCTTTATTTGTGCTCTCGTGTGCCCGTATTGCATGAAAGTGGAGCCGTGTTCCGCCGTAGCCGGCAGCGGGGTCTTCGCTTTCATGCAGGCTTTTATAGTTTCGTAACGAAACCACGAGGAAGGGTAGGCGCTGAAAGATTTATTGTCAATATATGATTGACTCGATACTTTATAAGCGCCTGTCACATGGAACCGCCAAGGGCGTAGCTTGGTTTATATCAACCATATTGTTGAAATGAACCTCTTTGATGTGGTGTAATCCCGCGGCGAGCAAGCAGCAAGGGCGGAAGACCGGCAGGGGCATCCGCCTGGACGAACGAACGGGACCAGGCCCAACGATGAACCCGCGTAGGGGGCTGGTTGTACTACACGAGTGGAAAGCATTGGACATGGTCAGAAAACATCTCGCGTACTATCTTGCACATCTCCGGTACGACATCCCGGCCGGCATCGTGGTGTTCCTCGTGGCGCTCCCTCTCTGTCTGGGTATTGCGCTGGCTTCCGGAGCACCGCTGCTTTCAGGAGTGGTTGCCGGCATCATCGGGGGGCTGGTCGTCGCCTGGACCAGCGGGTCACAGTTGAGCGTGTCGGGTCCAGCGGCGGGGCTGACGGTCATCGTCATGCAGGGTATCGAAAAGCTCGGTGGCTTCGAGCATTTTCTACTCGCGGTGATCCTGGCGGGCCTGATGCAGCTCGCCCTCGGTTTCCTCAAGGCCGGAACCCTTGGCGCCTATTTCCCTTCGTCCGTCATCAAAGGCATGCTGTCGGCGATCGGGCTGATCCTGATCACCAAGCAGCTCCCCCACGCCGTCGGTTACGGTCACGACATCATGGGCGAGGAAACCTACCTGCCTCAGGACGTACAGGGCACTTTCTCGGAACTGCTGCATGCCATGGGTTCGATTTCGCCGGGAGCGACCGTAGTGAGTGCGGTCGCCATCGCCATCATGGTGCTGTGGGAGTCCCGCATCATACGCTCCGTGCCGCTGCTGGCGCAGATTCCGGGGCCACTGGTGGCGATAGCCTGGGCGGTGGCGTTCAATGTCTCGATGGCGGGATCATCTTGGGAGATTGCACCGGAGCACATGGTTCAGCTTCCGGACATTCGAGGTTTCGAGGATCTGGCAGGCCGCCTCGTGTTTCCGGATTTCAGCCGGATCATGGACCCGACGGTGCATACGCTGGCATTCACGATTGCGGTCGTTGCCAGTATCGAAACCCTGCTCAGCCTGGAGGCGGTCGACAAGCTCGATCCACTGAAACGGGTCGCGCCGACCAATCGGGAGCTGAAGGCCCAGGGCATCGGCAACCTGTTGGCCGGACTGCTGGGCGGATTACCGATCACGGCGGTGATCGTTCGCTCGTCGGCCAACATCAATGCCGGCGGTCGTACCAAGGTGGCTTGTTTCGTCCACGGCCTCCTGCTGTTGGTGAGCGTGAGCTTCCTTGCCCGCTACTTCAACCACGTCCCGCTGGCCGTGCTGGCGGCGATTCTGCTGATGACGGGTTATAAGCTGGCCAAGCCGGCTATGGTGGCGGAGATGTACCGCAAGGGAGGGGGACAGTTCATCCCGTTTGCCGTTACGGTCATGGCGATATTGGCCACCGATTTGCTCAAAGGGATCGCTATCGGTGTCGCCTGCGGTCTGTACTACGTCATCCGGACGAACTTCCACGCCGCCATCTCCCTCACCCGCCATGGCAACCATTACCTGCTGCGGCTGCGCAAGGACGTCTCGTTCCTGAACAAGGCCTTGCTGCGCGAGCAATTGGACCAGGTCGAACCCGACAGCGAGCTGATCATCGACGGCGCCTATGCAGAATTCGTGGATCATGACATCCTGGAAACCATCGAGAACTTCGTCGAAGCCGCGCGCGATGACCGTATCGTGGTTCATCTAAAGAACCTCAAAGCGGCGCATGGGCAGGTCGGCAGAGACTCGAAGAGCAGCGGAGCTGACTCGAAGAGCAGGCAAGGGGACGCCGGCCAAGTCCCCTTGTACAAGATTTCCGGCTGAGTCTCGGGCCGGCATTAACGTTCACCATTCCCTTTCAATATCTCAAAGAGCGAACTCATGGAAGCTTTCGAGCGGATGCTGTTGGAAAACAAAGCCTGGGCCAAGGACCAGGTATTGAAGGACCCGGGTTATTTCGAGCGACTGGCCGGCGGTCAGAGTCCTGCCGTACTCTGGATCGGTTGTTCGGACAGTCGGGTGCCGGCGGAAATCATCGTTCATGCCCAGCCCGGCGAAATCTTTGTCCACCGCAACATCGCCAATCAGTTGGTCACGACCGACTTCAACGGCTTGAGCGTTTTGCAATACGCGGTCGATGTACTCAAGGTCCGCGACGTCGTCGTGTGTGGACACTACGGCTGCGGCGGCATCAGAGCTGCGCTGCAGAGGCAGAGCGCGAAGCTCCTGCTCGTGAACAAATGGCTGAAGCACATCAAAGACGTCTATCGGCTGCATGCCGGCGAGATCGAGGCTCTGGGCAATGAGGACGAGCGCGTCGACCGCCTGGTCGAGCTCAACGTGATCGAACAGGTCTACAATTTGGCCCACACCTCGATCATTCAGCAGAGCTGGAAGCGGGAGCACTGCCCGACCTTGCATGGCTGGGTGTACGGACTGCAGGACGGACTCCTCAAACAGTTGATCACCCTGCCTCCAGGCAGCGAGGTTCGCCCCGTTTATCAGTATGACGATTTTTCCGAATAGCGCGGATATCTGAAACCTCCGGTTTGCCAAAATGGCTGAATCCAGGAGCTGGAAATGAGCGGGTCCCCCGAGGCTACCGAAGTCGTCCGCCATCGTTATGATCGCATCGCACCTTTGTTCGATGTGGTCGAAGGCATGATGGAGGCTCTGTGGTTCAAGCACTGGCGGCGTTGCGTCTGGCGCCTGGTCGAGGGCGAACGCGTGCTCGAGGTGGGTGTCGGGACGGGCAAGAACCTCGCATTCCACCCGGCAGGACGGGTCGTCATCGCGGTGGATTTCAGCGAACGGATGCTGCGCCGGGCCAGTCAGCGTGCGGCCCGGCTGGGAGTCCAAACCGACTTGAAACTCATGGATGTCCAGTCCTTGGCATTTGCCGACGGCGAGTTCGACACGGTGGTCGGTACCTTCGTGTTTTGCTCGGTACCCGATCCACGACGCGGCCTGGAAGAAGTGCGCCGGGTTCTGAAACCGGGAGGCAAACTCGTTTTGCTGGAACACGTACGTTCGGAAGGGGAAGCGGCTGGCCGGCTGATGGACCTGCTCGATCCCTGGGTGTCCCGCTTGGTCGGCGCTCACATCAATCGCCGCACGGTGGAGAACGTGGAAACTGCCGGATTCCGGTTGGAACATGTCGAGCGGCTGAACGCGCTGGTGCGGCTGATAGAAGCACGCAGTCCATTCCCGGCTTCAGGGGGACGATAGGTCAGATACTTTCGATTCCTCGTGTCTTCACCAGGACCAGGGTATTCCTGGAGGCTCCCACCCGGTAGTCGATGCTGTCGAAGCAGGCGGCGATCAGAGGCCAGCCACGCCCGGATTCTTCGAAGGGCTCCGGAAATTCGCTGCGCGGCGGCCAGTGGGGGAGGGGCTGGCCGCTGTCTTCGATTTCGATCGAAATGCTTTGCGGGGAGCGGTTCCACGACACCGTGACCGGTTCGCTGGCGCCGCCGTGCCGGATGATGTTGTTCAGGGCTTCGACGGTACCGAGTTCGATGCGGGCGGCGTCCACCGGCGAAATCCCGGCGGCGAAGCACAAGGCGCGAATCGTCACGCCGACGAGGTTGATGTTGTTGGCTTCGCTGCTGATCGTGAGGCGTATGGCCTGCTGCACCTGATCACTTCCTCTCGACGACGACCAGCGAAATGTCGTCGGTGTAGCCGCCCCAGCCGCTCCATTCCGACAGCGACGACTCGATACGGCCGATCGCTTCGGCCAATGGCAGATGGATGGTTTCTTCGAGCAGGCGGCGGAAGCGTGTATTACCGAAAGCCTCCCTTGCCGGGCTCATGCATTCGGTGATGCCGTCCGAATAGGCAAAAAACCGGTCCCCCGCCACCATGTGGTGAGATTCGCAAGCATACCGACGGTCGGCGACGACCCCGAGCGGGAGTCCGCGAACTTCGCTTTCCACGATTTCACCATTCCCCCTTTTCCATATCAACGGCGGAGGATGTCCGGCCGTGCTGAAGTCGAGCCGCCCCGTCTGCCGGTCCAGTACGGCATAGATCATCGTGGCGAAATAGCTGTTCGATTCGGGCTGGCCGGCAAAGAAACGGTTCAGTTCCTCCAGCATCCGATTGGGGGGCAAGTCGCCGCAACCCGGGGATCGGCGGCCGTCTGTGGTCACGTCGAGCGGCCGGCTCTGTAGCAGACATTTGCTCAACGCCACGGAAATCAGAGCCGAGGATACGCCATGGCCGGAGACGTCGAGCTGGAACAGGCCGACATGGCGATCGTCCAGCGGAAAGTAACCGAACATGTCGCCGGCGAGAAAATCGCTGGCGATGAATAGCGACCGGACTTCCAAATCGGGCAGCGTCCATGGCTCGGGCAGGAGGGATTTCTGAATGGCGGCAGCAGTGGCGAGATCATTGCGGATGGTCTGGTAAGCCTGTTTGAGTTCGCGATTCATGTCCTCCAGCAGGCGGCCGCGCTCGTCGAGCTGCTGCTCAAGCCTGACGATGCGTTCTCCGGCCCGGATCCGGGCACGAAGCTCCTCGCGGTCGACCGGTTTGACCAGAAAATCGTCCGCCCCGGCCTCCATGCCCCGCAGCAGCGAATCCTTGTCGTCGCGACCGGTCAGCAGAATGAAATAAACGTAATGGGGCAGCTTCAGCGAGCGTATCCGCCGGCACAGCTCCTCGCCGTTCAGGTGAGGCATGTTCCAGTCGCTGATGACGAACTCGAAACACTGGGACTGGAACCGCTCGAGGGCTTCGCGACCGTCCCTGGCCGATGTGACCTCATAGCCGAGCTTGCGAAGGTAAACCGCGACCGCGAGTACCGCGATGGGGTCGTCGTCGACGAGGAGTATCCGCACTCAGTTCTCCGGATGCCAGGCGCGCCGGCTGAACAGGGCACGCAGACCGCGCAGGATGACGCGAAACTCCTTGCCCCAGCCGGGCTGGGCGGCGAACCAGGCATCGCTCATGAGGCGTTCCTCGGCCGGGACGGAAGCCGGCAGTTCCAACTGAGTCGGCCCGAGCAGGCCGGCCGGAGCCCGGTCCGCCATTTTTTCCCATTCGGCGGTACGGCAGGCGGCCTGTTCGGAGGTAACGGCTTCCGCGCCGACCAGCCTAAGGTCACCCTTAGCCACATTCAAGAGCCAGGGCAGCTTCGCCAGTACCGGAACACCGGTCGCCCATTCGGCAGCCGTGAACTCTGCCCGCACCGGCAGGCCGGCGCCGTCCCGGACCAAGCGGTTACCGCGCAGACGCCGGAACCGCAGCGGCCGGGCCGGGTGCCTTATCATGGCGGCCACGGCCGCTATAGGCCAGAGAGGGAGCGATAGCACCAGCAGCAGAATGCCCGCCAATTGATTCAACAGCCCGGCAAAATCACGCCTGATCGAGATCTGAGCCAGATCCGCCAGCAGGAACGCATCGACGATCCTGAGCCGGGCACCGGTGTCGACGCGGAGCAGATCGTTGCCACGCACGATGCCGTTCTCGACCGTGACAAGCTCCCCGACGTAGGAATGGGGCAGTATGACGGCATTGGACAACCGGGCGCTACGGTCGACGATTACATTGTCGGAGATCACGACCTCACCCCGCAACTGGGCACTCGGATGGATTCGGCAATGGCTGCCGACCAGGACGGTGCTGCCCGCGAGACGGCTGGCCGCGACGGAAGAGTTGCGGCCCACTGTGAATCCCGGCTGGAGCTGTCGTCCGGGAATGGCGAGTCCCTGGATCCGTCCGCTCGCGGCGTCGAGGTTGGCCTGATGATAGGCTCGCAGGGATTCCAGCAAGTATGCGCTGCCATCCTTCAGCAGGAGCTTGCCGGCCGCAGGAACGGGTGCGTCGGAAAGGATGTCCTGCCAACCCATGCCCAGGGTGTCGTCCAAGCTGCCGCGCACCAGCCACAGTCCAGCCGGTTTGTCTTCGCACCAGCCATGGAGGACGGGGCCGGCAGTGGAGCCGGCCGCCTGGAGAAATTCCACCAGCAGCGGCGAGCGCAACATGTCGCCGCGCACGATCAGGGTCGATTCGTCCGAGGACTTTGGCAACTGGCTCAGCAGCAAAGCAATGTCCATTTCGCCAGGGGAGGGCCAGTAATCCAGACTCAAGCCGAAATTCCGTCCATCGCTGAGATGCATCCGGAGCTGCTCACCGAAAGGGCCGATGGTGACCATCGCTTCTCCGATATCGGCGGCCACCAGCATTTCCAGGGTATAGTTGATTACAGGCTTCGCCGCCACCGGCAACAGAGCGACGCAGATACGATCGGTCAAAGGCAGGAGTTCACGGCCGATGCGGTCGGCCAGAATGATCACGCGCATGCTTCCCTCCTGTGCCCGTCGGCCACTCGATACTGGCGCCGCCTTCGCCCCCCGGCCCTTGCCAGCAGCGACCATAGCAACAGATTGGCCACTGAGACGGCCAGCAGGGTGGGGTCGAGACGGGAGATGTACCAGATTTCGTGCATGCTCAGATGCAGTACCTGCGCCATGGTGATGAACAAAGTTGCGCTGAAGCCCAGGAACAACCCTAACGTCAGTCGATCCCGACTAAGGATGTGATAGGCGAGCAGCATGACGAGAGCGGGGAAAAGATAGCGCTCGTGCATCTTGATCGACCAGAGATAGACGGAAACCGCCAGAAAGGCTGCCAGGTAAACACAATCCGAAGGGGCCAGTGTCCGCCAGGCGAGCCTGGTCACCCAGGCGAGGATGAGAAAAAGAAAGACCGTTCCCCAGGTCTTGTAACTCAGAAACAGTATCGCTTGCGCCGCATCGGCGCCGTTGCCACCGACCAGGGCAAACACGTTGGCGGCATTCAGACTGGCGTAAGGATAGGAGGCCAGGGTCGAGGCATATTTCTCCACGACCCAAGCTGGCCCGTGTATGGCGGCGAACGGCAGGACTCCCAGGGTGAACACCACGATCGCGGCGGGCAGGAAAAGGCTCACTCCTACGGCCGTGTGCTGCCGCAACAGCCGGTTCCCGAACCACAACAAAGGGACGGGAGCGAAGATCAGCGCCTGCGGCTTGACCAGCAGCGCCGCCGCAAAAGCCGCCCCTGATGCTGCGGGGCGCGGTTCCAGCCACAACACGCCGAGTAGAAGGAACAGCGTCAGTACGGAATCGACCTGCCCCCAAACCGCCGAGTCGACGACTACGGCGGGGTTGAAGGCATAAAGCGCGGTGAGAGTGAGGGCGCCGGCGCGAGCTTGGTTTCGGTCGGTGGCAAGTCGATGGATCACCCCGATCGTCGCAAGATCCGCGGCGATTGCCGGAAATTTGAGCATCACCAGAAATCCTGGGGTATCGAAGCCCGTCTGCAACAGCATTCGTAATTTGCCGATCAGCCACAATACATAGATATATCCTGGCGGGTAATCCGCGAAATAGCCCGGACTGTAGAATGAAAGCAACCCCTCCGCCGCATGCCCGGCCCAGGCACTAAAGGTGCCGACGTCGATGGGGTGGCCTTTGCAGGAGGCCGCCAGCGCGAGGCGCAGCAGCAAGGCCCCTGCCAGAATCGCCGCTAGCCCGGATTTACTTTCAGATGACAAGTTTTCCAATTTTCTGTCGCCACACGCGATAGAGGAAAAGGGGGTTGCCGATGATGTAGCGCCGCCACATCCGTCCCGGCTCCTGCAAGAGCCGCCAGCTCCATTCCAACCCGATTTCGAATTGCGCCATCTGCGAGTCTGCCGGCCTCAATCCCTGC
This genomic window contains:
- a CDS encoding SulP family inorganic anion transporter, whose translation is MVRKHLAYYLAHLRYDIPAGIVVFLVALPLCLGIALASGAPLLSGVVAGIIGGLVVAWTSGSQLSVSGPAAGLTVIVMQGIEKLGGFEHFLLAVILAGLMQLALGFLKAGTLGAYFPSSVIKGMLSAIGLILITKQLPHAVGYGHDIMGEETYLPQDVQGTFSELLHAMGSISPGATVVSAVAIAIMVLWESRIIRSVPLLAQIPGPLVAIAWAVAFNVSMAGSSWEIAPEHMVQLPDIRGFEDLAGRLVFPDFSRIMDPTVHTLAFTIAVVASIETLLSLEAVDKLDPLKRVAPTNRELKAQGIGNLLAGLLGGLPITAVIVRSSANINAGGRTKVACFVHGLLLLVSVSFLARYFNHVPLAVLAAILLMTGYKLAKPAMVAEMYRKGGGQFIPFAVTVMAILATDLLKGIAIGVACGLYYVIRTNFHAAISLTRHGNHYLLRLRKDVSFLNKALLREQLDQVEPDSELIIDGAYAEFVDHDILETIENFVEAARDDRIVVHLKNLKAAHGQVGRDSKSSGADSKSRQGDAGQVPLYKISG
- the holA gene encoding DNA polymerase III subunit delta — encoded protein: MRLKPDQLAGALERGLAPVYVLSGDEPLQLGETGDTIRAAARERGYGLRELFHVEPGFSWSTFLEASDSVPLFGDLRILDLRLNAKPDKEGTAALLRYLDQPPSDAILILTLPRLTREDLNAAWARVADTAGVIVQVWPLQGRELVAWLDRRMNRLGLLADQSGLRLLAARVEGNLLAAAQEIEKLHILYGTGRIEDEQIVSAVCDCARYDVFDVAAAMLEGHTSRTLRILRGLEGEGVAPLVVLWAISRELRSLAAVQREIAQGQSMDGALARLRIFDKRKEAFARAAKRLGRDGVLEAIRLCTRVDRIAKGLEPGDPWLGLSDVCLRVAASS
- a CDS encoding class I SAM-dependent methyltransferase produces the protein MSGSPEATEVVRHRYDRIAPLFDVVEGMMEALWFKHWRRCVWRLVEGERVLEVGVGTGKNLAFHPAGRVVIAVDFSERMLRRASQRAARLGVQTDLKLMDVQSLAFADGEFDTVVGTFVFCSVPDPRRGLEEVRRVLKPGGKLVLLEHVRSEGEAAGRLMDLLDPWVSRLVGAHINRRTVENVETAGFRLEHVERLNALVRLIEARSPFPASGGR
- the pqqA gene encoding pyrroloquinoline quinone precursor peptide PqqA → MRWEKPSYNDMRFGFEVTMYIYNR
- the pqqD gene encoding pyrroloquinoline quinone biosynthesis peptide chaperone PqqD, with protein sequence MSLQPDTLLELSPLLRLQWEEAQQCHVILYPEGMIELNETAAAILELCDGQHNLNSIVEKLERRYEACGIEPDVREMLESALNNGWIREIIAH
- a CDS encoding carbonic anhydrase, with the translated sequence MEAFERMLLENKAWAKDQVLKDPGYFERLAGGQSPAVLWIGCSDSRVPAEIIVHAQPGEIFVHRNIANQLVTTDFNGLSVLQYAVDVLKVRDVVVCGHYGCGGIRAALQRQSAKLLLVNKWLKHIKDVYRLHAGEIEALGNEDERVDRLVELNVIEQVYNLAHTSIIQQSWKREHCPTLHGWVYGLQDGLLKQLITLPPGSEVRPVYQYDDFSE
- the pqqC gene encoding pyrroloquinoline-quinone synthase PqqC, which gives rise to MSQDTTPWSREEFEARLRAKEKYYHIHHPYHVMMANGELNREQIQGWVANRFYYQIAIPRKDSAIMANCPDRDTRRKWMQRVMDHDGFGEDPGGIEAWIQLGIACGLSREELTSLKRVLPGVRFAVDAYVNFARTASWQEAACSSLTELFAPTIHKQRLAGWPDLYPWIAADGLAYFRKRVTQASRDVEHGIEITLDHFKTREQQERALEILQFKLDVLWSMLDAMYLAYVDKKPPYFNIT
- the pqqE gene encoding pyrroloquinoline quinone biosynthesis protein PqqE, whose amino-acid sequence is MAGSEKSSLTKPRWLLAELTYACPLQCPYCSNPLDYARLGDELSTAEWKRVLSEARTLGAVQLGLSGGEPLTRRDLAEIVTHARQLGYYTNLITSGYGLDEARIAELKAAGLDHIQVSIQSPEKLLNDQLAGTESFERKLKVARWVKKHGYPMVLCVVIHRHNIHQMRQILEMAEELGADYLELANTQYYGWALLNRDHLLPTREQFAEAEAIAQSYKEKVKGRMKIYYVVPDYYEDRPKACMNGWGTTFLTIAPDGLALPCHAARELPGLDCPNVRDFSLRDIWYDSEAFNRFRGDGWMKEPCRSCPEKEKDFGGCRCQAYLMTGDMTAADPVCSKSPHHHRVAEAIASAQEAGGEKPLVFRNSRNSKALSG
- the pqqB gene encoding pyrroloquinoline quinone biosynthesis protein PqqB, whose product is MIIRVLGAGAGGGFPQWNCRCDNCRRFRENNINARGRTQSSIAVSADGRRWVLFNASPDIRSQLEAFPASHPREGVRDTGIHAIVLIDSQIDHTTGLLMLRESPRPLQVYCSEMVKQDLSTGFPIFRMLEHYCGVEHHAVPLDGSGFMIPGIEGLKFSTHSLKSKAPPYSPHRHDPHEGDNIGVIVENLENGRKLYYAPGLGEIEPHVRAAMEGADCMLVDGTFWREDEMCHAGICDKQARAMGHLPQSGPGGMLEVLNGLPAARKVLIHINNTNPILDEDSPQRQTLTEAGVEVAYDGLEIVL